The Deltaproteobacteria bacterium genomic interval TAAGCACCTTTATCCTGACCTTTTGGAGCATAAAAGCGAAGCAGTCAGAAGAAATGCCCGTGATTTTTCCGATGAAATGGGAGGGATTGCGACAATAATCCATGACTACAGGGAAAAATGGACCTGTAGCAATGTGATAAAGGTAAATCCCGAAGAATTCATCAGTGAGACGAAAGGGGTGTTTGATGCTCTTGCTAAAAGAATAGCGAGGGAAGATAATGAATTATATCCTTTGGTTGAAA includes:
- a CDS encoding hemerythrin domain-containing protein — encoded protein: MSRIDDLKRAHEELLKIAGEVSAMLYVSTVSEKSDEIGRLLSALLGKLNFHLMMEDKHLYPDLLEHKSEAVRRNARDFSDEMGGIATIIHDYREKWTCSNVIKVNPEEFISETKGVFDALAKRIAREDNELYPLVEKTGF